The genomic region TCTCGCCGCCGTGGAAGTGCACGACCACCCGGGCACCGTCCGCGGCCAGCCGCTCCGCGACAGCGCGCCCGATGCCGCGGGACGCACCCGTCACCAGCGCCGTCCTGCCGTTCGGTTCGTTCATGCTCTGTCCCTCTCCCGAAGCCAAAAAGTGTTAGTCACTAACAGCTTGATAGTGTCTACCACATGTCGGGGCTCCGGGAACGCCGCAAGGCCGAAACCCGCCAGGCGATCCAGCGCCGGGCGGTCCGGATGTTCCGCCGCAGCGGCTACGACGCGACGACTGTGAACGACATCGCCGACGCGGCCGGCGTGTCCGCGATGACCGTCTACCGGCACTTCCCCACCAAAGAGGACCTGGTCCTCTGGGACGAGTTCACCCCGGTCAGCGTCGCCGCCCTGACCAGCAGTCCGGCCGGCCGTCCGCTCGCCCGGCGCATCGGCGACGCGCTGATCGAGACGGCCCGGGTCGCGACCAGTTCCGACCGGCACTCGACGGCCGAGCGCGATCTGCTGCTCGCCCGGCTCCAGCTGATGATCGAGGTCCCCGCCCTCCGCGCCCGCCACCTCGACAACCAGTACGCCGCGCAGAACGCCATCGTCACCGCGCTCTGCGGCGACGAGCCCGATCCCGCCGAGGAGTTCGAGATCCGCGCGGTGTCCGGGGCGTGCCTCGGCGCCAGCCACATCGCCCTCGTCCACTGGGCCCGCACCGACGGCACCACCGACCTACCGACCCTGATCCGCCAAGCCCTCGCCGCAGCTTTCCCAGCAGATTTCGCCTGAGCACTCGCTCGCGCCCTGACGTCCCGCGAGGAGTTCTACCGGTCGGTGAGATGCGAAACCCCGCTGCCGGTCAACTGCGGCGTGACGTGCGTGCGACCGCTGAGCAGCTGCAGCAGCGCCGCGATCGGGCCGCGGAGCTCCGCGCCGGAGCCTGCCGACCAGTCGACGTCCGTGGCAACCAGCCGTACGCCGGCGAACCGCCGACGCGCCTTGAACGGGAACGACTTCACCCAGATCCGGTCCGCCGCGGCCCGGGCCGCCTCCGGGGGCATCAGCCGGCGAATGCCCAGTGGCACGGCGATGTCCTGGCCGTGGATGAGCACGTCGAGCAGCGGATCCATCGGCACGGTGCCGACCGGCCGGCGCCGCGAACCGGCGTACCGGTCGTACTGCGCGAGGATCTCCCCCGGGCTGTACGTCGCCCCGGCGCGCCGGGCCTCGTCGAAGACGAACCGGTTGAAGTCTCCGCGGGCCCGCACCATGCCGGCGACCACCGGCAGGACCCGCGCCTGCGGTGACGAGATCACGTGCGCGGCGACGTCCTGGACGCTCCAGCCCGGACAGAGCGACGGCGTCCGCCACTGCTCGGCAGTGAGACCGGCGAGCAGCTCCGCAAGGCTCACCCGCTCCGCCTCGACGTACGTCCAGATCTCCTCGGTGCGCATTCCGATCACCCAGCTCGCATTAGTAAGCTTCTCTGACCAAATTAGACAGCTTCTCTGACCACTGGTCAAGATGGTCGGGTGCCGGACGAGCTGAATCTCGGGTTGCTGCTGTTCATCCCGTACCGCGCTCTGGAGAGCCGGGTGTTCGAGGCGCTGGCGGCCGCCGGGTTCGACGACTTCACCCCGGCGCAGGCACGGGTCTTCCAGCGAATCGGCCGGAACGGGACTCGACTGACCGAACTGGCCGACCAGGCCCAGGTGACCAAGCAGACGGCCGGCTTCCTGGTCGACCAGTTGGAACGCGCCGGCTACGTCCGCCGGACGCCCGACCCGACCGACGCCCGGGCCCGGCTGGTGCAGATCGCCGACCGCGGCCGCCGGACGATCCCGGTCGCCGCGGCAGCCGTCGCCGAGGTCGAGGCCGAGTGGGTCGCCCACCTCGGCACGACCCGGGCCCGGCAGTTGCGCGAGGCGCTCACCAGCCTGCGTGAGATCACCGACCCGTACGCCTGACGGCCTGAGCCCGATCACGCCCGGCGGGTTATATTCCTGGTATGGCAACTACGTTCGAGGTGCTCGCGGAGCCGCGGCGGCGCGAGATCCTCGACCTGTTGCGCGGGGGCGAGCGGCCCGTCGGCGAGCTGGTCGACGCGCTGGAGCTGAGCCAGCCGGCGGTGTCGAAGCATCTGAAGGTGCTCCGGGACGCGGGGCTGGTCGAGGTCCGGCAGGACGCCCAGCGCCGCTGGTACCGGCTGCGGCCGGCGCCGCTCGCCGAGATCGACGCCTGGCTCGAGCCGTACCGCGATCTGTGGCGAGGCCGGCTCGACGCGCTGGAGGCTCACCTCGACCGGATGGACGACTGACCGAGCGGAACAGGCCTGCCAGGAACTCAGGCGCTGCCGCGGAGCTCCAGCTGCGTGTCGACGATGACGTGGGACTCGGTCGGCTCGTCCCCGCCCAGCTGCGCCAGCAACAGCCGGGTCATCTCCCGGCCCATCTCCTCGGTCGGCTGGAACACCGACGTCAGCGGCGGATCGGAGTTGCGGCCGGCCGGCGAACCGTCGAACCCGATCACCGCCACATCCTCCGGAATCCGGCGCCCGGAGGCCTTGAGCACCCGCATCGCCCCGAACGCCATCGGGTCGGAGGCGGCGAACACCGCGTCGAGCGCCGGCTCCCGGTCCAGCAACGCGGCCATCGCCTTGGCCCCGCTGTCCTCGCTGAAGTCGCCGTACTCGACCAGCTCGTCACCGGCGAGCTGGCGGAACCCCTGCAGCCGCGCGACTCCGGCGGACATGTCCTGCGGACCGGCGATGGAAGCGATCCGCCGTCGCCCCTGGTCCAGCAGGTACTGCGCCGCCTGGCGCGCCCCGGTCGCGTTGTCCGCGTCGACGAACGGGATGTCCCCGCCCTCCGGCCGCTGCTCACCTTCACCGAGCGGCTGCCCGCACAGCACCAGCGGCAGCCCGTTCTCCCGCACCCGCGCGGGCAGCGGATCGTCGGCGTGCTGCGACAGCATCAGCACCCCGTCGACGTGCTCCCGGCTCAGGAAGCGGGCGGCCCGGTCCCGCTCGATCGAGCTCTGCACCATGGACAACCACAGCTGCAGCTGCGTCTGCGCCATCGCCGTACTGATCCCGCGGACGATGCCGGCGAAGTACGGCTCCGAGAAGAGTCGCTCCCCCGGCTCGGAGATCACCAGCGCGACACAGTCGGTCCGCCTGGTGACCAGGTTGCGAGCGGCCCGGTTCGGCACGTAGCCGAGCTCTTCGACGGCCTTCAGCACCGCGGCCCGCGCCGCCGCGCTCACCTGGGACGACCCGTTCACCACCCGGGAGGCGGTGCCCCGCCCCACCCCCGCCCTGGCCGCGACGGTTTCGATGGTGGGACGGGTCCGGGTCATGTGGCTAGCCTGCCTCGGATCAGATCGGAGTACCAAAAAGCACTGCTTTTCGGCGTCCGGGTCTGCGTCGCGTAGTCGACGTGCACCAGGCCGAAGCGCCGTGCGTACCCCCAGGACCACTCGAAGTTGTCGAACAGCGACCAGCAGAAGTAGCCGCGCAACGGCACGCCCGCGTCGATGGCCGCCTGGCAGGCCCGCAGGTGACCGTCCAGGTAGGCGATCCGGTCGGGGTCGCGCACCAGCCCGTCGGCGTCCGGCGCGTCGGCGAAGGCCGCGCCGTTCTCGGTGACGTACAGCGGTACCGCCGGATACTCGCGGGCGACCCGCTCGAGCACGCGTCTGAGACCGTCGGCGTGGATCTCCCACCCCATCGCGGTGACCGGCAGCTCGCCCTTGAGAAAGCCGACGTGCTCACTGCCGGGCCACGGCGACGCCGCGCTGCCGACTCCTCCGCCGTGCCCGTCGTCGCCGTCGGTCTGGGCGCCGGCGACGACGTGCCGGCTGTAGTAGTTCACGCCGAGCAGGTCGAGCGGGGTGGAGATGACGTCCAGATCCCCGTCCCGAACGTGCTCGAAGCCGGTCACCGCGGCGAGATCCGCCATCACGTCGGCCGGGTAGGACCCGCGCAGCACCGGGTCGAGGAAGAAGCGGTTCTGCAGCCCGTCGATCCGCCGGGCCGCCTCCAGGTCGACCTCCCGCTCGCTGGCCGGCACCACGTCGTACAGGTTGATGGTGACGCCGACCTGGTGGCCACCGGAACGCAGCAGCCCTGCGGCCAGGCCGTGCCCGAGCATCAGGTGGTGCCCGGCGCGTACCGCCGCGGCGGGCTCCTGGCGGCCGGGCGCGTGAACGCCCGAGCCGTAGCCGAGAAACGCCGAGCACCACGGCTCGTTGAGCGTCGTCCACTGCTTGACCCGGTCCCCCAGCGCGGCGGCGATCGCCCCCGCGTAGTCGGCGAACCGCTCCGCCGTGTCGCGCACCGGCCAACCGCCCGCGTCCTCCAGCGGTTGCGGCAGGTCCCAGTGGTACAAGGTGGGCCACGGCTCGATCCCGGCCTCCAGCAGCTCGTCGATCAGCCGGGAGTAGAAGTCGACGCCGCGCTGGTTGAGCGCACCGCGCCCGGTCGGCTGGACCCGCGGCCAGGCGATCGAGAACCGGTAGGCCTGCAGGCCGAGGTCGGCCATCACCGCGACGTCGTCGCGGTACCGGTCGTAGTGCTCGATCGCGACGTCGCCGGTGTCGCCGCCGAGCACCCGGCCCGGCGCGTGCGAGAAGGTGTCCCAGATCGACGGACCACGGCCGCCGGCGGCCACCGCGCCCTCGACCTGGTACGCCGCGGTGGCAGCGCCGAACAGGAATCCGGTGGGCAGTTGCAGTCCGGCGCCGGGCTGGGTCTGGCTGTCGGTCGTCACGACTTGATCGCACCTTCCATGATGCCGCCGATGATCTGGCGGCCGAACAGGATGAACACCGCGAGCAGGGGCAGCGTGGCCAGCGCCGTCGCCGCGAAGACCTGCGCGTAGTCGGTGTAGTACGCCGTCGCCAGCAGGCTGAGCGACAGCTGAACGGTCGGGGTGTTGGCGTCCAGAACGGCGTACGGCCAGATGAACTCGTTCCAGGTCTGCATGAACGTGAGCAGGCCGAGCACCGCCGCGGCCGGCCGCAGGATGGGCAGCACGACGTTCCAGTAGATCCGGAAGGTCGAGCAACCGTCGACCCGGGCGGCCTCCACCAGCTCGTCCGAGATCGCCTCGGCGGCGTACTGGCGCATCATGAACACGCCGAACCCGCTGACCAGGAACGGCACGATCACCGCTTGCAGCGTCCCGTTCCAGCCGATCTTCACCATCAGCATGTAGAGCGGGATCAGCCCCAGCTGGACCGGCACCATCATCGTGCCGACGATCACCAGCAGCAGCCCGTTGCGGCCGCGGAACCGCAGCTTGGCGAAGGCGAAGCCGGCCAGCGTGGAGAAGAACACCACCGACAGGGTGACGACGCTGGAGACCACCAGCGAGTTCACCAGCCCGTAGGCGAAGGCAGCGTGCTCGTTGGCAAACACCCGGCCGACGTTGTCGGCCAGCGCGCCGCCGGGCAGCAGCGGCGGCGGTACGTCGTTGATCACGTCGTTGGTCCGGGTGGCCACGACGAACATCCAGTAGATCGGGAACAGCGACAGCACGCAGCCGACGACCAGCGCCAGGTACGTCGCCGGGCTGGTCCGCCACAGCCGGATCGAGGCGGCCCTCATCGCGCCCACCTCGCGGCCCGCCGCACGATCACCAGGTTGATCAGCGAGAACACCACGATCAGGCCGAACAGCGACCAGGCGATCGCGGCACCGTAGCCGTACTGGAAACGCTGGAACGCCGTCTCGTACATGTACATGGTGACGGTCTGGAACTGGCCGAGCGTGCCGCCGAGCATCTTGCCGTTGCCGAAGATCACCGGCTCGGTGAACAGCTGCAGCCCACCGATCGTGGAGATGATCACGGTGAACACCAGCGTCGGGCGCAGCAACGGAACGGTGATCCGCCAGAACTGCTGCCACGGGGCCGCGCCGTCCAGCGAGGCCGACTCGTAGAGGTCCTTGGGGATCGCCTGCATCGCGCCGAGCAGGATCAGCGTGTTGTAGCCGGTCCAGCGCCAGTCGACCATCACCGCGATCGCGATCCAGCTCGACCAGGTGTTGGCCTGCCAGTCCACCGCGTCCAGGCCGAAGGTGGTGATCACGTAGTTGACCAGGCCGACGTCGCGAGCGAACAGCTGCCCGAAGACGATGCCGACGGCGGCCACCGAGGTGACGTTGGGAATCAGCACGCCCATCCGGAAGAACGTCCGGGCGCGGATCTTGCGGTTGAGCAGGTTCGCCACCGCCAGCGCCATCAGCAGCTGCGGCACGGTGGCGATCACGAAGATGCCGACGGTGTTCTTCAGCGCGTTCCAGAAGTCCGGGTCCGCGAACAGCGCGGTGTAGTTGCCGAAGCCGACGAAGGTGTGCTCACCGATCAGGTGCCAGTCGTGCAGCGACACCCAGCCGGTGTAGACCAGCGGGAACGCGCCGAAGACCGCGAACAGGACGAAGAACGGCGCGATGAAGAAGTACGGCGCGAACCTCACGTCCGCGCGGGTCAGCCGGGAGCGCCAGGGAACCCGGTCGCCGGCGGCACGCGCTGCCGCCGACGACCGGATGACGCTGGAAGAGGTCACTTCGCCTCTTTGGCAGCGGTCTTCAGCGCCTGCTGCCACGCCTTGTCAGCGCTGAGCTTGCCCTGCTCGACGGCCTGCATGGCCGGCTCGAAGGCACGCTCCTTGACGGCCTGGTGCTTGGGACCGAGCACCAGCGGCTTCAGCGACTTCGCGCCGTTGCCGAAGATCTTGCCCACCGGCGCCTTCGAGAAGTAGTCGTTGGTGAGCGCCTGGAACGCCGGGTCGTCCAGCGCCTTGGGCGACGACGGCAGCGGACCGGCCTCCTTGAACGCGGCCACCTGGCCGGTCGGGCTGGTCAGGAACTTGGCCAGCTCGTAGGCCTCCTTCGGGTGCTTGCTCTGGGTCGGCACCGCAAGCCAGGAACCACCCCAGTTGCCACCGCCACCAGGCACCGCGGCAACGTCCCACTTGCCGGCGTTCGCGGCGCCGGAGTTCGTCTTGATGATGCCGAGCATCCACGACGGGCACATGGTGACCGCGAAGCTGCCGTTCTTGAAGCCGGCCTCCCAGTCCTTCGACCAGGTCGCGACCTTGGCGCTGACGCCTTCGGAGACCATCTTCATCGAGGTGTCCCAGGCCTGCTTCACGACCGGGTTGGAGTCCGCGATCAGCTTGTTGTCGCGGTCGTAGAAGTTCGTCTCGCCCGCCTGCGACAGCATCGCGCTGAAGCTGGTGGTGACCGAGTCGACGAAGCCCTTGGCACCGGTGTTCGCGGCGGTGAACTTCTTGCCGGTACTGATGAAGCCGTCCCAGGTCGGCCACAGCTTCGACACCGCGTCGCGGTCGGTCGGCAGGCCGGCCTTGGCGAACAGGTCCTTGCGGTAGCAGACGGCCAGACCGCCCACGTCGGTTCCGAGCCCGATCAGCGGCCCGTCCGCGCCGACCTTGCCGAGGTCCCACTTCCACGGCAGGAAGTCGCCCTGCTGGGCGGCCGCGCCGTGGTCGAGCAGGTTGACGAAGTTCTGCGGCTGGGTCTTGAACTCGTTGAGAATGCCCTCCTCGAGCGCCACCACGTCCCCGGCGCCGGTCCCGGCGGCCAGGTACTGGGTCAGCTTGGGCTTGTAGTCGTCGAGCTTCTGCACGCTGCGCAACTCGACCTTCACGTTCGGATTCTGCTGCTGGTACTGCGCGACCAGCGCCTTGTAGCCGAAGTCGCCGAACGTGTCGACGACCAGGTTGACCTGGCCACCGTCCGCCGCCGGTACGGCGTCACCCGTGTCCTTGCTGCATGCCCCGACCATGCCCAAAGCCGTCACGGCAGCCGCCGTGACCGCCAGGAACCGCTTGCTCTGGCTCATTCGCCTGACCCCTCCTCGGTGTTCGACGCGCTCGATCTGGGAGCGCTCCCAAGAGCGTCGCGGCCGATCACCGAGCTGTCAAGAGTTCAGTGGGAGCGTTCCCAAATCGAGTCCGAGAGGTCCTGCGTCACGAAAAGCACCCCGGCAGTCCTCCTGCCGGGGTGCGTGGGCCGGGGTCCGCGCTGCCGCCCTGCCGCCCTGCCGAGCGGCCGGGCGGCCGGGCGGCCGGCGGCCGGGCGGCCGGTGGAGGAACCGGGGTCAGTGGGCCTCGGCGAGGTCGAAGACGTTGCCCTCGGGATCGGTCAGCGTGACCCAGTGCACGCCGTACTCGGTGAACTCTCCGTGCCGCTTCGCGCCCAGCGACACCAGCCGGTCGACCTCGGCGGCCCAGTCGGTGCTGGCGAGGTCGAAGTGCAGCCGGTTCTTCGTCCCGGACGGCTGCTCGGGGACCTTCAGGAACATCATCGCCGGGCCGCCGGCGGTCCGCTGCACGGTGGCGGCGTACTCGTTGCTGCCGGCCTCGACCTCGGTCTCCAGCACGTTGGCCCAGAACGTGGCCAGGGCGAGGACGTCGGAGCAGTCGACGGCGATCTGCTCGAGGGTGACGGACATGAATTCAGCCTTTCGTCGCAGGGATCCGCTGGATCGGCCAGCAGACTTCGGTGCGGAACTGGGTCGGATCGGTGGTGTCGCCCGGACCGACGACGTACAGCTCGCGGATCGGGCCGGGGGCGATCTCGTTGTACTGCGCGACGTGGCTGCCGAGAGCGCCGTACGTGCGGTCGAAGTCGGCGAACGGACCGGCGTGCACCCCGACCGCGAAGAAGGCGGCCGGCAGGTCGACGAGCTCGACTCCTTCGCGAGGCGCCTGGTCCGGCGCGACCGGAAGGAAGCCGACCACCTCGCCGACGTCGTCGGTGAAGAACTCGTCGCCGTACGTCGCGCCCATGGTGGCGGTGATTTCCTCGCGGCCGGCGAGCGCGGCGAGGCGGCCGAAGGTGGCGGCGCACCAGGTGTCGATGTGGTCGCGGTGCACGCGGTCGGTGACGGCGAACGCGCGGAAGGCCGGCACGAAACGGTACTCGACCTCGAGCTGGGTGACCGGGAGGGTGAGCATCGAGCGGAGCGAGCTGACCACCTGCTGGGTGCGGTTCAGCTCCTGCTCCATCCGCTCGAGGTGGAGGCGCAGAGTCTGGTCGCGGGTGGTGACATCGGGGGCCTCGACGACCTCGCGCACCTGGGCAAGCGGCATCTGCAGCTCACGGAGGCGGCGGATCAGCTGCGCGGTCGGCACCTGGGTGATCCGGTACCGCCGGTAGCCCGACGAGGGATCGATCAGGGCCGGGGCGAGCAGGCCGATGTCGTGGTAGTGGTGCAGCGTCTTCACGCTGAGATGAGTGAGCCGGGAGAACTCCCCGATGGTCACCGAAGCCGTCATGCCCCCAGGCTGCACCCTCCGGTCACCGGAGTGTCAAACCGCAGGTCAGCAACAGATCGGCCGCGTCCGGAGACGCGGCCGATCGACGAGCCGGGGTGAGGGTCAGACGGTCCATTTCTGGTTGGCGGCGCCGGTGCAGCTCCAGATCTGCAGCGGGGTGGCATTGGCGGAGTTGCTGCCGGTGACGTCGAGGCACTTGTTGGCCTGCGGATTCACCAGGTCCCTTCCCGCGGTCTGGTTCCACTGCTGGGCGGCGCTGCCGTTGCAGGTGTAGAGCTGGACCCTGGAACCGTCAGCCGTGCCACCGCCGGCGACATCCAGGCACTTGCCGAGCGCGCGTACCGTCCCATCACCAGGCCGCGTCCACTGCTGTGCCGCACTGCCGTTGCAGTCGTAGAGCTGCACCGCCGTGCCGTCAGCCGAGTTCGCGCCCGCAACATCGACGCACTTTCCGGCCAGCCCGGTGATCTGTCCGCCGGTCCCACCGCCACCGCTCTGCGCACCTGACCAGGTGAAGGTGGCCGAGGTCTTGGTCGGCAGCGTGTAGACGAACGACTGGCTGCCCCAGTTCACCCGCACCGACTGCGAGCTCCCGGTCGTGTTGAACGCGATCAGCGCCTTCGAGCCGTCGGGGTTCTTCCACGCCACGTTCTTGACCGCGGTGTTCGCGGTCGACTCGATCCGCGCCGCACCCGGCTTCACGAACTTCGTCAGGTGGCCCATCGTGTAGTACTCGATCGTCTTGTCCACCTGCCCGGCCCGCGGACCACCCCGCTGGACCGTCACCAGTCCCGTGCACACGTTGCACCCGGCACCGACGTACGGAAGCATGTTCTGGTCCAGCGCGAGGCTCCACTTCACCCAGGACTTGCTCCAGTTGCGGGTGTAGTCGATCAGGTTGTTCATGTCCTCGACCTGCTGGTTCGGGATCCAGGTACCACCGGAGTGCTCGGTCATGTAGTGGTTCACGGCCGGGTACTGGTTGTGCACGGTGGTCTGCAGGTTCACGTCACCGCCGTACCCGTGCCACGCGATCCCGCCGAACAGCGGGTCGTTGCGCAGCGCGGCGTCGGCCAGCGGGACCGAGCCGAGGTCGTCGTAGTTGCCCCAGTTGTAGTCCAGGATCATCACCTTCGTGGTGATGCCGGCCGCCCGGAACGCCGGCAGCAGGTGGTTCTTGGTGAACTCGAGCAGGCCCGCGCCGTTCCAGTTCATCGAGGCGTAGCCGGTGTCGTCGGTGCCGCAGCAGGTCGGCTCGTTCTGCACCGAGACGTAGTCGATGTGGTTGCCGGCAGCCTCGTTCTGCTGCACGTACTTGACGAAGTACTGGGCGTACGTCGGGTAGTGCTCCCACTTCAGCCAGCCGCGGTTGGTGAACTTGTTGTTGTCCTTCATCCAGGCCGGTGCGCTCCACGGGGCGCCCTTCACCTTCAGCGCCGGGTTCAGCTGCTTGGCCTGCTTGGTCAGCGGGACGACGTCGGCCAGGTCGTGGTTGATGGTGAAGTCGTTCAGGTCGCAGCAGGTGTCGTCGTAGGAGTAGTTGAACCGGGCCAGGTCGGAGGCGCCCATCGGGTTGCGGGTGAAGGCCAGGCCGATCCCGTTGACCGGGTCGAACAGGTCCTTCATCACCTGGTTGCGGGTGGTGGCGCTGATCGTGTTGCTGCTGTTCAGCAGCCAGGCGGCGCTGTCGGTGAACGACGCACCGCCGCCCTCGAAGGTCTGGTACGTCGTGTTCTCGTTGACCGTGACGGTGTGGCCGGCGGTGCCGCCGGCGGGGCCGAAGCTGATCGGCGTCTGCTGCTGCAGGCCGCGGGTGACGTTGCGGCCACCGGCATCGTTGGTGGTGGTCAGCCAGACGTTGACCTGCTCGCCCGCGGCGTACGCCGGGGCCGGGCCGCCGACGCTGAGACCGGCGGCGACGACCGCGAGGGCCGCGAAGCCGGCCAGTACGGGCAGGGAACGTCGTCGTCCGGGGCGGTGACGACGAAGGGTCCTGGGCATGGCGGATCTCCCTTTTGCTCAAGGGCTTTCACAGGGTGGAGGAGAACCCCGGGTGCCGGCGTCTGCCCGCGCCGCAACAGG from Kribbella flavida DSM 17836 harbors:
- a CDS encoding carbohydrate ABC transporter permease; translation: MTSSSVIRSSAAARAAGDRVPWRSRLTRADVRFAPYFFIAPFFVLFAVFGAFPLVYTGWVSLHDWHLIGEHTFVGFGNYTALFADPDFWNALKNTVGIFVIATVPQLLMALAVANLLNRKIRARTFFRMGVLIPNVTSVAAVGIVFGQLFARDVGLVNYVITTFGLDAVDWQANTWSSWIAIAVMVDWRWTGYNTLILLGAMQAIPKDLYESASLDGAAPWQQFWRITVPLLRPTLVFTVIISTIGGLQLFTEPVIFGNGKMLGGTLGQFQTVTMYMYETAFQRFQYGYGAAIAWSLFGLIVVFSLINLVIVRRAARWAR
- a CDS encoding maleylpyruvate isomerase family mycothiol-dependent enzyme, whose translation is MRTEEIWTYVEAERVSLAELLAGLTAEQWRTPSLCPGWSVQDVAAHVISSPQARVLPVVAGMVRARGDFNRFVFDEARRAGATYSPGEILAQYDRYAGSRRRPVGTVPMDPLLDVLIHGQDIAVPLGIRRLMPPEAARAAADRIWVKSFPFKARRRFAGVRLVATDVDWSAGSGAELRGPIAALLQLLSGRTHVTPQLTGSGVSHLTDR
- a CDS encoding LacI family DNA-binding transcriptional regulator, whose product is MTRTRPTIETVAARAGVGRGTASRVVNGSSQVSAAARAAVLKAVEELGYVPNRAARNLVTRRTDCVALVISEPGERLFSEPYFAGIVRGISTAMAQTQLQLWLSMVQSSIERDRAARFLSREHVDGVLMLSQHADDPLPARVRENGLPLVLCGQPLGEGEQRPEGGDIPFVDADNATGARQAAQYLLDQGRRRIASIAGPQDMSAGVARLQGFRQLAGDELVEYGDFSEDSGAKAMAALLDREPALDAVFAASDPMAFGAMRVLKASGRRIPEDVAVIGFDGSPAGRNSDPPLTSVFQPTEEMGREMTRLLLAQLGGDEPTESHVIVDTQLELRGSA
- a CDS encoding extracellular solute-binding protein, whose amino-acid sequence is MSQSKRFLAVTAAAVTALGMVGACSKDTGDAVPAADGGQVNLVVDTFGDFGYKALVAQYQQQNPNVKVELRSVQKLDDYKPKLTQYLAAGTGAGDVVALEEGILNEFKTQPQNFVNLLDHGAAAQQGDFLPWKWDLGKVGADGPLIGLGTDVGGLAVCYRKDLFAKAGLPTDRDAVSKLWPTWDGFISTGKKFTAANTGAKGFVDSVTTSFSAMLSQAGETNFYDRDNKLIADSNPVVKQAWDTSMKMVSEGVSAKVATWSKDWEAGFKNGSFAVTMCPSWMLGIIKTNSGAANAGKWDVAAVPGGGGNWGGSWLAVPTQSKHPKEAYELAKFLTSPTGQVAAFKEAGPLPSSPKALDDPAFQALTNDYFSKAPVGKIFGNGAKSLKPLVLGPKHQAVKERAFEPAMQAVEQGKLSADKAWQQALKTAAKEAK
- a CDS encoding MarR family winged helix-turn-helix transcriptional regulator, yielding MPDELNLGLLLFIPYRALESRVFEALAAAGFDDFTPAQARVFQRIGRNGTRLTELADQAQVTKQTAGFLVDQLERAGYVRRTPDPTDARARLVQIADRGRRTIPVAAAAVAEVEAEWVAHLGTTRARQLREALTSLREITDPYA
- a CDS encoding carbohydrate ABC transporter permease, giving the protein MRAASIRLWRTSPATYLALVVGCVLSLFPIYWMFVVATRTNDVINDVPPPLLPGGALADNVGRVFANEHAAFAYGLVNSLVVSSVVTLSVVFFSTLAGFAFAKLRFRGRNGLLLVIVGTMMVPVQLGLIPLYMLMVKIGWNGTLQAVIVPFLVSGFGVFMMRQYAAEAISDELVEAARVDGCSTFRIYWNVVLPILRPAAAVLGLLTFMQTWNEFIWPYAVLDANTPTVQLSLSLLATAYYTDYAQVFAATALATLPLLAVFILFGRQIIGGIMEGAIKS
- a CDS encoding VOC family protein → MSVTLEQIAVDCSDVLALATFWANVLETEVEAGSNEYAATVQRTAGGPAMMFLKVPEQPSGTKNRLHFDLASTDWAAEVDRLVSLGAKRHGEFTEYGVHWVTLTDPEGNVFDLAEAH
- a CDS encoding GH1 family beta-glucosidase; the protein is MTTDSQTQPGAGLQLPTGFLFGAATAAYQVEGAVAAGGRGPSIWDTFSHAPGRVLGGDTGDVAIEHYDRYRDDVAVMADLGLQAYRFSIAWPRVQPTGRGALNQRGVDFYSRLIDELLEAGIEPWPTLYHWDLPQPLEDAGGWPVRDTAERFADYAGAIAAALGDRVKQWTTLNEPWCSAFLGYGSGVHAPGRQEPAAAVRAGHHLMLGHGLAAGLLRSGGHQVGVTINLYDVVPASEREVDLEAARRIDGLQNRFFLDPVLRGSYPADVMADLAAVTGFEHVRDGDLDVISTPLDLLGVNYYSRHVVAGAQTDGDDGHGGGVGSAASPWPGSEHVGFLKGELPVTAMGWEIHADGLRRVLERVAREYPAVPLYVTENGAAFADAPDADGLVRDPDRIAYLDGHLRACQAAIDAGVPLRGYFCWSLFDNFEWSWGYARRFGLVHVDYATQTRTPKSSAFWYSDLIRGRLAT
- a CDS encoding ArsR/SmtB family transcription factor; the protein is MATTFEVLAEPRRREILDLLRGGERPVGELVDALELSQPAVSKHLKVLRDAGLVEVRQDAQRRWYRLRPAPLAEIDAWLEPYRDLWRGRLDALEAHLDRMDD
- a CDS encoding MerR family transcriptional regulator; translation: MTASVTIGEFSRLTHLSVKTLHHYHDIGLLAPALIDPSSGYRRYRITQVPTAQLIRRLRELQMPLAQVREVVEAPDVTTRDQTLRLHLERMEQELNRTQQVVSSLRSMLTLPVTQLEVEYRFVPAFRAFAVTDRVHRDHIDTWCAATFGRLAALAGREEITATMGATYGDEFFTDDVGEVVGFLPVAPDQAPREGVELVDLPAAFFAVGVHAGPFADFDRTYGALGSHVAQYNEIAPGPIRELYVVGPGDTTDPTQFRTEVCWPIQRIPATKG
- a CDS encoding ricin-type beta-trefoil lectin domain protein, with product MPRTLRRHRPGRRRSLPVLAGFAALAVVAAGLSVGGPAPAYAAGEQVNVWLTTTNDAGGRNVTRGLQQQTPISFGPAGGTAGHTVTVNENTTYQTFEGGGASFTDSAAWLLNSSNTISATTRNQVMKDLFDPVNGIGLAFTRNPMGASDLARFNYSYDDTCCDLNDFTINHDLADVVPLTKQAKQLNPALKVKGAPWSAPAWMKDNNKFTNRGWLKWEHYPTYAQYFVKYVQQNEAAGNHIDYVSVQNEPTCCGTDDTGYASMNWNGAGLLEFTKNHLLPAFRAAGITTKVMILDYNWGNYDDLGSVPLADAALRNDPLFGGIAWHGYGGDVNLQTTVHNQYPAVNHYMTEHSGGTWIPNQQVEDMNNLIDYTRNWSKSWVKWSLALDQNMLPYVGAGCNVCTGLVTVQRGGPRAGQVDKTIEYYTMGHLTKFVKPGAARIESTANTAVKNVAWKNPDGSKALIAFNTTGSSQSVRVNWGSQSFVYTLPTKTSATFTWSGAQSGGGGTGGQITGLAGKCVDVAGANSADGTAVQLYDCNGSAAQQWTRPGDGTVRALGKCLDVAGGGTADGSRVQLYTCNGSAAQQWNQTAGRDLVNPQANKCLDVTGSNSANATPLQIWSCTGAANQKWTV
- a CDS encoding TetR/AcrR family transcriptional regulator, with amino-acid sequence MSGLRERRKAETRQAIQRRAVRMFRRSGYDATTVNDIADAAGVSAMTVYRHFPTKEDLVLWDEFTPVSVAALTSSPAGRPLARRIGDALIETARVATSSDRHSTAERDLLLARLQLMIEVPALRARHLDNQYAAQNAIVTALCGDEPDPAEEFEIRAVSGACLGASHIALVHWARTDGTTDLPTLIRQALAAAFPADFA